Proteins found in one Macaca nemestrina isolate mMacNem1 chromosome 4, mMacNem.hap1, whole genome shotgun sequence genomic segment:
- the LOC139362503 gene encoding uncharacterized protein yields the protein MGHPSTAKNHPAQDINRRSSARLVLDWRSLHSPQWGKSQDRYCLAPSIRRNPPGDPSPASSGRPCVAGPPPCPGSAVCRWLVQQQGDDVDERDQLVLLKGTAAQGPGIHGCGTAVVEHGHGEVGCHRVEGLAAACDPPNAQDDHQHPGVGEQDEEQGQQQQAGHQEDVLLWGPGPAGQHQHGREVTEDVVDQAATAEGQLEDGRGEAQGRDTATRAAGGQQAPADVYGHELRVVERAADGQVAVEGHGSQQQALGAPQGHKEAHLGSAGGRGRRTPASMRGVSTSV from the exons ATGGGACATCCCTCAACAGCAAAGAACCATCCAGCACAAGACATCAACAGACGCAGCAGCGCTAGGCTGGTGTTGGATTGGCGGTCCTTGC ATTCCCCTCAGTGGGGGAAATCTCAGGACAGATACTGCTTGGCACCCAGCATCAGACGAAATCCACCTGGTGACCCATCCCCGGCGTCCTCTGGCCGACCATGCGTTGCAGGGCCTCCTCCATGTCCTGGTTCCGCAGTGTGTAGGTGGCTGGTACAGCAGCAGGGTGACGACGTAGATGAGCGAGACCAGCTTGTCCTCCTCAAGGGAACGGCTGCTCAGGGGCCTGGCATACATGGCTGTGGCACAGCCGTAGTGGAGCACGGCCACGGTGAGGTGGGATGCCACCGTGTTGAAGGCCTTGCGGCGGCCTGCGACCCTCCCAACGCCCAGGACGACCACCAGCACCCAGGTGTAGGAGAGCAGGATGAGGAgcaggggcagcagcagcaggcagGGCACCAGGAGGACGTGCTCCTGTGGGGCCCGGGACCCGCAGGCCAGCACCAGCATGGCCGGGAGGTCACAGAGGACGTGGTTGACCAGGCCGCCACGGCAGAAGGCCAGCTGGAAGATGGCCGTGGTGAGGCCCAGGGCCGGGATACAGCCACCCGTGCAGCAGGCGGCCAGCAGGCCCCAGCAGACGTCTACGGTCATGAGCTGAGGGTAGTAGAGCGGGCAGCAGATGGCCAGGTAGCGGTCGAGGGCCATGGCAGCCAGCAGCAGGCACTCGGAGCCCCCCAGGGCCACAAAGAGGCCCATCTGGGCAGCGCAGGTGGAAGGGGCAGGAGGACGCCGGCCAGCATGCGTGGCGTGAGCACTAGCGTGTAG
- the LOC105499859 gene encoding RB-associated KRAB zinc finger protein isoform X3 has protein sequence MNTLQGPVSFKDVAVDFTQEEWQQLDPDEKITYRDVMLENYSHLVSVGYDITKPNVIIKLEQGEEPWIMEGEFPCQHSPEVWKFDDLIERIQENEDKHSRQAACINSKTLTEEKENTFCQTYMETSLVPSSIIAHNCVSCGKNLESISELISSDGSYAKTKPDECNECEKTYHGEKMYEFNQNGDTYSQNEENILQKINILEKPFEYNECMEVLDNEAVFVAHKRAYVGEKPYEWNDSGPDFIQMSNFNAYQRSQMEMKPFECSECGKSFCKKSKFIIHQRAHTGEKPYECNVCGKSFSQKGTLTVHRRSHLEEKPYKCNECGKTFCQKLHLTQHLRTHSGEKPYECSECGKTFCQKTHLTLHQRNHSGERPYPCNECGKSFSRKSALSDHQRTHTGEKLYKCNECGKSYYRKSTLITHQRTHTGEKPYQCSECGKFFSRVSYLTIHYRSHLEEKPYECNECGKTFNLNSAFIRHRKVHTEEKSHECSECGKFSQLSYLTDHHTAHLGEKPYECNECGKTFLVNSAFDGHQPLPKGEKSYECNVCGKLFSELSYYTEHYRSHSEEKPYGCSECGKTFSHNSSLFRHQRVHTGEKPYECYECGKFFSQKSYLTIHHRIHSGEKPYECSKCGKVFSRMSNLTVHYRSHSGEKPYECNECGKVFSQKSYLTVHYRTHSGEKPYECNECGKKFHHRSAFNSHQRIHRRGNMNVLDVESL, from the exons GGGCCAGTGTCATTCAAAGATGTGGCTGTGGATTTCACCCAGGAGGAGTGGCAGCAACTGGACCCTGATGAGAAGATAACATACAGGGATGTGATGTTGGAGAACTATAGCCATCTAGTTTCTGTGG GGTATGATATCACCAAGCCAAACGTCATCATTAAGTTGGAGCAGGGAGAAGAGCCGTGGATAATGGAAGGTGAATTTCCATGTCAACATAGTCCAG aagtCTGGAAATTTGATGACCTGATAGAGAGAATccaagaaaatgaagataaacatTCAAGGCAAGCTGCTTGTATCAACAGCAAAACCCTGactgaagagaaagagaatacaTTTTGTCAAACTTATATGGAAACAAGCCTTGTTCCTTCAAGCATAATAGCTCATAATTGTGTCTCATGTGGAAAGAATTTAGAATCTATTTCGGAATTAATTAGTAGTGACGGAAGCTATGCCAAGACAAAACCTGATGAGTGTAATGAATGTGAGAAAACATATCATGGAGAGAAAATGTATGAATTTAATCAAAATGGGGATACCTAttctcaaaatgaagaaaatattcttcagaaaattaatattttggagAAACCCTTTGAATATAATGAATGCATGGAAGTCTTAGACAATGAGGCTGTTTTTGTTGCTCATAAGAGAGCTTACGTGGGGGAGAAGCCCTATGAGTGGAATGATTCTGGACCAGATTTCATACAGATGTCAAATTTTAATGCATATCAGAGATCACAAATGGAAATGAAGCCTTTTgaatgcagtgaatgtggaaaatCCTTCTGTAAAAAGTCAAAATTCATCATCCACCAGAGGgctcacacaggagagaaaccttatgaatgtaaTGTATGTGGGAAATCCTTCAGCCAAAAGGGAACCCTCACTGTACATCGGAGATCACACTTAGAGGAGAAGCCctataaatgtaatgaatgtgggaaaactTTTTGTCAGAAGTTACACCTCACTCAGCACCTAAGAACTCATtcaggagagaaaccctacgaATGTAGTGAATGTGGGAAAACCTTCTGCCAAAAGACACATCTCACCCTACACCAGAGGAATCATTCAGGAGAGAGGCCCTATCCATGTAACGAATGTGGGAAGTCCTTCTCCCGCAAGTCCGCACTCAGTGatcatcagagaactcacacaggagagaagctttataaatgtaatgaatgtgggaaatccTACTACCGAAAGTCTACCCTGATTACACATCAGAGAACACACACGGGAGAGAAGCCCTATCAGTGTAGCGAGTGTGGGAAATTCTTTTCTCGGGTGTCATACCTCACTATACATTATAGAAGTCATTTAgaagagaaaccctatgaatgtaatgaatgtggcaaaACTTTCAATTTAAATTCAGCCTTCATTAGACATCGGAAAGTACACACAGAAGAGAAATCCCATGAATGTAGTGAATGTGGAAAGTTCTCTCAGTTGTCATATCTCACCGACCATCATACAGCTCATTtaggagagaaaccctatgaatgtaatgaatgtgggaaaaccTTCCTTGTAAATTCAGCCTTTGATGGGCACCAGCCACTTCCAAAAGGGGAGAAATCCTATGAATGTAATGTATGTGGAAAGTTATTCTCTGAGTTATCATACTATACTGAACATTATAGAAGTCATTCAGAAGAGAAACCTTATGGATGTAGCGAATGTGGGAAAACCTTTTCCCATAATTCATCCCTGTTCAGACATCAAAGAGTACACACAGgcgagaaaccctatgaatgttaCGAATGTGGAAAATTCTTCTCTCAGAAATCGTATCTCACCATACATCATCGAATTCATtcaggagagaaaccctatgaatgtagtAAATGTGGAAAAGTCTTCTCTCGGATGTCAAACCTCACTGTCCACTACAGAAGCCATtcaggagagaaaccctatgaatgtaatgaatgtgggaaagtcTTTTCTCAGAAGTCATACCTCACTGTACACTATAGAACTCATtcaggagagaaaccctatgaatgtaatgaatgtgggaaaaaGTTCCACCACAGATCAGCCTTCAATAGCCATCAGAgaattcacagaagaggaaatatgAATGTACTTGATGTGGAAAGTCTCTGA
- the LOC105499859 gene encoding RB-associated KRAB zinc finger protein isoform X4, translating into MLENYSHLVSVGYDITKPNVIIKLEQGEEPWIMEGEFPCQHSPEVWKFDDLIERIQENEDKHSRQAACINSKTLTEEKENTFCQTYMETSLVPSSIIAHNCVSCGKNLESISELISSDGSYAKTKPDECNECEKTYHGEKMYEFNQNGDTYSQNEENILQKINILEKPFEYNECMEVLDNEAVFVAHKRAYVGEKPYEWNDSGPDFIQMSNFNAYQRSQMEMKPFECSECGKSFCKKSKFIIHQRAHTGEKPYECNVCGKSFSQKGTLTVHRRSHLEEKPYKCNECGKTFCQKLHLTQHLRTHSGEKPYECSECGKTFCQKTHLTLHQRNHSGERPYPCNECGKSFSRKSALSDHQRTHTGEKLYKCNECGKSYYRKSTLITHQRTHTGEKPYQCSECGKFFSRVSYLTIHYRSHLEEKPYECNECGKTFNLNSAFIRHRKVHTEEKSHECSECGKFSQLSYLTDHHTAHLGEKPYECNECGKTFLVNSAFDGHQPLPKGEKSYECNVCGKLFSELSYYTEHYRSHSEEKPYGCSECGKTFSHNSSLFRHQRVHTGEKPYECYECGKFFSQKSYLTIHHRIHSGEKPYECSKCGKVFSRMSNLTVHYRSHSGEKPYECNECGKVFSQKSYLTVHYRTHSGEKPYECNECGKKFHHRSAFNSHQRIHRRGNMNVLDVESL; encoded by the exons ATGTTGGAGAACTATAGCCATCTAGTTTCTGTGG GGTATGATATCACCAAGCCAAACGTCATCATTAAGTTGGAGCAGGGAGAAGAGCCGTGGATAATGGAAGGTGAATTTCCATGTCAACATAGTCCAG aagtCTGGAAATTTGATGACCTGATAGAGAGAATccaagaaaatgaagataaacatTCAAGGCAAGCTGCTTGTATCAACAGCAAAACCCTGactgaagagaaagagaatacaTTTTGTCAAACTTATATGGAAACAAGCCTTGTTCCTTCAAGCATAATAGCTCATAATTGTGTCTCATGTGGAAAGAATTTAGAATCTATTTCGGAATTAATTAGTAGTGACGGAAGCTATGCCAAGACAAAACCTGATGAGTGTAATGAATGTGAGAAAACATATCATGGAGAGAAAATGTATGAATTTAATCAAAATGGGGATACCTAttctcaaaatgaagaaaatattcttcagaaaattaatattttggagAAACCCTTTGAATATAATGAATGCATGGAAGTCTTAGACAATGAGGCTGTTTTTGTTGCTCATAAGAGAGCTTACGTGGGGGAGAAGCCCTATGAGTGGAATGATTCTGGACCAGATTTCATACAGATGTCAAATTTTAATGCATATCAGAGATCACAAATGGAAATGAAGCCTTTTgaatgcagtgaatgtggaaaatCCTTCTGTAAAAAGTCAAAATTCATCATCCACCAGAGGgctcacacaggagagaaaccttatgaatgtaaTGTATGTGGGAAATCCTTCAGCCAAAAGGGAACCCTCACTGTACATCGGAGATCACACTTAGAGGAGAAGCCctataaatgtaatgaatgtgggaaaactTTTTGTCAGAAGTTACACCTCACTCAGCACCTAAGAACTCATtcaggagagaaaccctacgaATGTAGTGAATGTGGGAAAACCTTCTGCCAAAAGACACATCTCACCCTACACCAGAGGAATCATTCAGGAGAGAGGCCCTATCCATGTAACGAATGTGGGAAGTCCTTCTCCCGCAAGTCCGCACTCAGTGatcatcagagaactcacacaggagagaagctttataaatgtaatgaatgtgggaaatccTACTACCGAAAGTCTACCCTGATTACACATCAGAGAACACACACGGGAGAGAAGCCCTATCAGTGTAGCGAGTGTGGGAAATTCTTTTCTCGGGTGTCATACCTCACTATACATTATAGAAGTCATTTAgaagagaaaccctatgaatgtaatgaatgtggcaaaACTTTCAATTTAAATTCAGCCTTCATTAGACATCGGAAAGTACACACAGAAGAGAAATCCCATGAATGTAGTGAATGTGGAAAGTTCTCTCAGTTGTCATATCTCACCGACCATCATACAGCTCATTtaggagagaaaccctatgaatgtaatgaatgtgggaaaaccTTCCTTGTAAATTCAGCCTTTGATGGGCACCAGCCACTTCCAAAAGGGGAGAAATCCTATGAATGTAATGTATGTGGAAAGTTATTCTCTGAGTTATCATACTATACTGAACATTATAGAAGTCATTCAGAAGAGAAACCTTATGGATGTAGCGAATGTGGGAAAACCTTTTCCCATAATTCATCCCTGTTCAGACATCAAAGAGTACACACAGgcgagaaaccctatgaatgttaCGAATGTGGAAAATTCTTCTCTCAGAAATCGTATCTCACCATACATCATCGAATTCATtcaggagagaaaccctatgaatgtagtAAATGTGGAAAAGTCTTCTCTCGGATGTCAAACCTCACTGTCCACTACAGAAGCCATtcaggagagaaaccctatgaatgtaatgaatgtgggaaagtcTTTTCTCAGAAGTCATACCTCACTGTACACTATAGAACTCATtcaggagagaaaccctatgaatgtaatgaatgtgggaaaaaGTTCCACCACAGATCAGCCTTCAATAGCCATCAGAgaattcacagaagaggaaatatgAATGTACTTGATGTGGAAAGTCTCTGA